The Candidatus Obscuribacter sp. genomic interval CCTCAAACCAGGCCCCGTGCCTTCTCAGTTGGGCAGCCTTTAGTAAAAGTTGTCTCAGACCCAGAGCTTGCATGGACTTCTCTCGCTGGCGCTACTATCATTCCCGTATTTTTGACAAACCACCCCACCGAACTCCCTCGATTTTACATACCTGATTTAATCGGTGGGAGGCGTCGCTAAATACTAGAGGCTAAGCGAGCTACGCTAGTCGGATTTTGTTTTGCTGGTGGGTGCTTCTTTTGACCTGAGTTTGGAAAGAGTGCTTCTATGGCTATGACATCAATCATTCTGGCTGTGGGTATGCAAATAGTTGTGAGGTTCTTTAGCTGTCTTTTGCTAGAAAGGGATATCCACATTCTCACTCCCTTCCGAAACCTCTAGTCGCCAAAAACTCAAAACCCTGTCTTCCTAACCCAGGTCATTTAGTTTCTCTCGCGAGAATCTCTTTGGTCTGGTTTGAGATGGAGTGGTGTGGACCTCAGATGTCGGATTGCCAAAGTCGGAATCCGTAAGGAATTGAACTCAACTCAGGCCAATCAGGAGTTCACATGACCAGGACCGTTGCGATCATTGCCGCCATGTTTGCGCTCGTTTCACCCAGCACTTTCAACTACGACACTGCGCGCGCAAACATGGTGGAGCAAACGCAATACCATTCCCTGCCGATTCTGAATCCCCAAAACTTCGAAAATGAGCTTGCCGGCCAAAAGCCTGTGCTCCTTTACGTCGCAGGTGATACTTGCAATCTTTGTGACGAGCTGGCAAAGCTCTCCTCAAAGTATCCGCAGGTGAAATTCTTCCATGTCAGAGCTGGAGATTTTGGTGTCTCCGAGGACCGTCTACCTGTCTTCTTCGTCAACCTTCCCGGGTTTGGAGTGGTCTTTGAGCGACACAAGTTTACGGACAGCGACCTCCCAAGCTTTGTTGGACGGCGTGTACAGGCTGCCGAGAAGCAGATGAATGCGCTGACCCGGTTGAGAGCTGTACGTGACAAAGTGAAGAGCGTCAGTCAGCCTTTTGATGATCGCCTCAAGGTGCTTTTGGCGGACTGCGACAGGCTATCAAAGCACTACTCTGACCGAAGTGCTGCCGAAAGGGTAAAAGCGGATGAAGCCAAGGCGGCTTTTGAAGATCAGGTCTACTCGCTTGAAGAAGAGGTGTTTTATGCTCGAAAGCATACTCTTGAACAGGTGGTTAAGTTGCGCAAAGAAGCCAGCGCGGCTGTAAATGCTGATCGGCAGAGTGCTGAGTATAAGCAACGCCTCCGGGACCTCTCGGGGTCATACACTGAAGCGGTCGATCAACTGGATGCAATGAAAGTCAAATCCGTCGCCAGTGACGATGCTGCATATATGACAGTGGCTAACCGAGTGGAGCAGCTGTGGCGGCAGTACAAAGAAATGCAAATCCAGTCTAGTTTGCATGATGATGAGGTGACCAGACCCTTTACTGAGCAGGCAAAACCGCTTGAGGCGCAGCTCCGTAGCATCTCACTAAAGTATCAGCCTCGCTCTGCGCAACTCAATGCGATGATTGCTGCTGCTGCCAAGCCTTTCACCGAAGAGGCAACCAGGATTGAGAAGGAGGGTGAAGCGGCGTTGAAATTACCCCTTGAACAAATCGAAATGGTAAAGGCTCAACGGAAGCTCGTTACTGCTGCCCTTAGTGAAGAACTCGACAAGGCCATGCAAGTAATGGATGCTGCGCTGAGAGAGTAGACGGCGATAGGCAAGTAACCGGTCGGCAGATTTAAGGCAAATCGGACCGCGCTAAAACAGGGAGACGCCAGCATTGGTGCCTCCCGGATACCTAATTGCTGAAGCTGCAAGTCTTTGTCGCCACTTAGATTTGTCGCTTGACCTGCCCCATATCTTTTTCTTCTATCTGTATCTATTCATGCATATAGTTGATAGAGCACTTTTTTTTGATAGAAGTACCGATGGCCTGCGTCTAAGCAGGCCATCGGCATGATGTGAGTGGCGGGCAGATAGGCTAAGCCATGGTGGCCAGGCGCCAGACAGCGCACAGCATTGAGGCAGCGTTGGCGACCATGATCAGGCAGTAGAGACCCTGGCGTTTTGTGTCGTTGACGCGAGCGATATCCAAAAGACCCATTGCCAGTCCACCGCCCACGATGCAAATGGTGATGCCGAAGTAGGTGGCGTTGACGCTGAGTCGAGCTAGACCGCTGAAGACGAAGTGATTGGCAATAACGCCGAAGATGATAGCGATGATTGTGACTACGAATTTTTCGAACATGTTTGGCTCCTCGTTTTTATCTTTGGAGTTAAAAGTGAATTGCCTTGTACAAATACTTTGTCTGGGAAGGCGAGGTTTAGAGTGCTTCCGGACCGAAAGAGTCGGGCAGAAGCTCATCGAGGGAGGAACGCACCACCGACTTGTCCGGGCCGACCAGGACGATGGGCGAGTCGGCGCCGAATTCGCGCAAAACCTGGAGGCATTCACCCTCGATTTGGTTTGGTGCGGTCGTATCGGTCACAGTGGCGTATAGCGCCACTGCTTGCGAATACCCAGCGGTACGGGCGCTACGCATCGCCACGGCTTCTGCCAGCGCAGATCCGCCGTAGGAGGCATTGTCGTCGGAGACGCCGTTAAAGATTCGCGTCTTGCCCTTATTGTTTGTGGCGATGAAGAGCGCCGCTCGGGGCTTTTTGGAATAGGGAACATGGGAGCGGCCCTTGAGTCCGACGAGACGATTGAGCAGCCGCTGCTCATCGGTGTGCAGTGTGTCGAACGCTTCACTCTTGCCCCTGGCGGCCGGCAGGAGGTCGCCGACAAAAGCCTTGCGCACGTTGTATTCGCGATCGACGACGTTGAGCAGCACGGCATCGCAGCCCCACTGCACGAGGACCTGACGGCAGAGACCGCATGGCGAGCCACCAGGAAATTTGCGACAAAAGACCGAAACGATCTTTAGCTGGGTGTAGCCTTCGCGGGCCGCCGTGGTTGCGGCATTGCGCTCGGCGCAGATTGTGGCTGGAAACCAGTCGTTCTCGACATTGCAGCCGATGAAAGTCTTGCTCTCTCCAGAAGGTCTGGCAGCCATGAAGCCAGAGCCTACTGGGAAGTCTGACTGGAAGCAGACTTTGTGGTGAGCGGAGTCTTCTGCGCCGATGACAGCGAGGTCAACGACCTGGCGTTCGAAAATGGAGAGGTCGTCGCGCTTGGTGAAGATACCGAGGGGAGCGCTCATGATGTCACCTTTCGTTTGCACTTGCTGCAGGTTAAGGGGTTTGAAGATTCACTTGCCGAAATCAGGAAGCATTACCTGGAGAATAACTGGCATGTGATAGCTGGCGGACGTACGACCGGATTGGCGCTAGAATTTTGGTTGAGGCATTAACCACTGTTCGAGTCTAGCGACTACGGCCGTGTAGTGTTCGCGATTGAGCCTTGATTTACTTTTGACCTTTAGGTTTGTGTGATTGTGTTGGGTTTTGATGTTATGGAGTGTTTTTTTTGTTTATCGTTTGTTAGTTGTGGTTGAAGAGAGCTGCACGCAGGCCTTTTGATGACACCACTCAGCAGCGCTGGGGGGTGGCCTTGTTTCAAACCCACTGCCTTAATAATTGATTGGCTCCTGTTCCTCATCCAGGGTATGGACCTTCAGCCGCAAGCGTGTTGGCACCACTTTCAGAAGCTGCGGCAAAATGCCCACGCTCTCAAAGAGTTCTTGTTCGGACCCGCTGTTTTTCAGATACTCGGATTCGAGTGGGTCCGAGCTCAGGCTCAGCACAAACATCAAGCCGCGCGTATTGAACTCGATTTTGTCCCCGGTTTCATCATCTTCGCCCAGGCAGATGGTTTTGCCCTTGATCAGCCGGACCAATTCTTTTTGAATCGACTGATTGACCGGGCTGCGCAAGTTGCCTACGACCTCCACAAAGACAATGCTTTTGCTCAGCACGTTGAGGTCTTTGCCGCAGATGTGCCATAGCTTTGTCAGTTGCTCGACCTGGTTGTCGATAGCGTGCAGTGCGGTGTTGCAGAGCCGACTGGCGTCGACTCTGTAAAACGGCACTCCCAGACACCACGACAGAGACGACACAAGAGCGACACGCCCCACACCGATCGGTGCGCTGAGCAAAACGCTGTGCGACTTGCCCTTCTCACCACGCACAAGCGCGGCTTCGACCAGGGCAGTTTTTGCTTCGTTGTGACCTGCAATAAGGTTGCTCATGTTTGCCAGGAGCAGTTCTTTTGAGGTGGCATGCGACATATTAAGTCTCCATTTCAGCAGTTGCAGATAAAGCTGTTGGTGAAGTCCGTTAGATCAATCGACGTAACATGTCTTGTATAAAGACCCTCATCTTTAGGTTCGTCTGGCTATCCGGAGGTTCAGTGCTTGGTGGCAGTCGGAGCCGGATCGAGCACTTCGCAGACGTGGTAGAGGGCGATCAGAAAGGCAAACATGGGGATGCCGTAGGCGACACAGAGACCGAAGCTGATGGTCCAGCCGACTGCCATCGCGGTGTACCAGGTCAGACCGCTGGCATAAACGAAGTTGCTGTAGAAGCTCTCGACCACCGTGATTATCGTGGCTGCCACTGCGGCATAGAGCATCAGGGCGATATAGAGCTTTTTGAGCGAGTAGTAAGGGATGAACCTGGCGAAGGTCCCGGTGGCGGTGGTGGTGGCGGTGTTGGAATCGTTGTTCATGTTCAAATTCCTCTGGGTTTAAAGTTGAGTCGATCTATTTCCAGGTAGATGTGGCTTTAAGCTGCTGACTTATCGCGGCATCGGTGCCGGGACCAGTCGAATGTCCTGGCTGTCCAGAGCCTTTTGGAGAGAGCGCTCGTACTCCTTTTGCTTGGAGTAGTCCGCGACATATTCCACTGCCGTGTGACAGAGCCAGCCAAAAACCAGGCACAGCAAGGCGTATCCGATCAAAGTGCGAATCATTTTGGGTCTCCTGTTTGTCGGGGTTTATGGCGCGAGACTCTGAACTGTCCTTTCTGGATAGCTCAGTCAGTCTGGCGCATTGCATGTGAGGTTTGTCAGTTTTGGCAATACCAAATAGAAGGGAGACTTTCTATCTCACTGATATTTAATACTTCCTTGTCAGAGCTCGGTCTTGAGCGCGTCCGCTGTCTTCTGGGCGACGTTGAGATAGTCGGTCCAGAGCTTGATGCGCCGCAGCCTGGCAGCCTTGAAGCTGCTTTCGATGGCATCCCGGCGCTCCCAGTAATTCGACTGAATTATGTTGGCTTTATCTTCGTGCTTCCTTGAGGCCGCGGCCATGGTCGCGTCAAAATCAGCCTTGGCTCTGGCGTGGACCTCGGCAAAGATCCTCGTGCATTCAGCCGTTTCTTGCTTGAAGCGGTCTTCGCTTTCTTGCACCGAGGCCAGATAGGTCTGCCCGGCCTGGGCGACGGTCTGCCTGTGGTTGAGTTCGGCGGCTTCCGTGCGCGAGTCGCAATGGTCTTTTACGGGAGCAGAGACTTTGCCCCTGGTCAGCTCATGCACGGCGAGCAGCTCGGCAGTCTTCTTCTCGAGCGCTTCGCGTAGGGTGGCATCGAGCATTTCGCGGGCACTCTGCACAGCCGGATAGCTCTTGTCCTGCGCCGGCTTGTAGACCTGATCAAAGACCGCCTGTGCCGGCTCGACGATCTGGCGCATGGTCTCCGCCGCCAGGCGTTCAGTCAGCCGCAGCTCTGAGTCGAGGATATTGATGCTGTCAAAACGCTCTTTGTCGAGCTTTTGCACAGCTTCGTCGCGCCGCCTGAGGGCACGCTTTGCCGCTCTGGTATAGGCGCTGAGGACTCGGGGATTTTGCATGTCGTAAATCCGTTTTGGTTTGAATTGAAGTGACACTACAAGCGCTTGCGTGCAGTGGGTGAGCCTTATCTCTTTCTCAACACCGTGGACAATATGTGACGTGTCGACCAGGTCGATAGTTAGGCAAGGTTGTGATGGTGAAGTGTCTTAGCGGTGAATTGTTTTTTTTGTTATTGGTGAGAGGTAGAGATAAAGGTATCTTTGCCATGATCTGGTGTTGTAAACAATACCTTTGGCTGAATCTCTCCAAATCTACAGTAACGCGCACGCGCTAGAGATAAGTGATTTGTAAAATCACCACTCGTGATACCGCTATAAGTAATGGAGTTGTAAAATCAAAGTCCCTATTAATGGCATAAATAAAGGATTTGTGAAATAGCAAAGATGCTATCGCTAGGGATTATGGATTTGTAAAAGCCACCGATTGTGGTGCTGCTGTAAGTGGCAGATATATAAGATGACGACTGGGCAGCGCAGTCAATAAACCGCAAGTTATTCTGTTTGCGGGTAATACTAAAGCAGGTAGTATATAGAGCTTTTTTGAAAATCTGTATAAAAAACAAGTTGGCAATTGCTTTCTCTTTATCTTGGACTGAGGTCAGGGGCTTTGTTCTGCCGGTGTCTTCAGTCAAAATTTAAGGAGGGCTCGTAAGCCCTCCTCAGTGTTGGGGAATGACCCTTGTGTCGCTTAGTCGTCCTTAACGCCGACCGCTGGAAGACGGAGCGGAGTAAGAAGGCGTGGAGCGATAGGTCGGTGCCGGAGCGCTGTAGACAGGCGCGCTACGAACCGGAGCGGGGGCTGCCGCCGGAGGCGAGGTATAAGCCGGCGTGGAGCGAGCAGTCGGCGCAGCAGGGGCTGCAACCGGTGCCTTTGCTGCCGGAGCCGAGTCGGTCTTGACCGGAGCGGTCACGACCGGCGCCCTGGGACTGCGTGGCAGCGCCGGGATTGACGCTGGGCACGGAGGTGCGCGGCACGGTGACGTGGTTATTCCAGCGGCTGGAAAGCTGGTATTGTTTTGCCGCTGAATCACATAAGTCGGAGTGCTGCGGTAGTTGTTGCGGCTCGAACGAATGTCGTTGAGACGCGATGCCGGCGTGTCGTAACGGTAGCTGGGGCTGGCGAAGATCTGATGCAGGATCCAATATTGCAACATCGTCTCGGCGAAGGACGAATGATGATAGACCGGATTGCCACCCGAAGTGTAGGTGGTGATTCGGGCTGGTGCATTGCCCTCGGTGACTTCACCATTTTGCTCGATGACGAAGATGACCTCGTCGTTGTTTGAGCGACCTTCACCGCTGCCCTTCTTGATGTAGCCGGTGATCTGCAGGCGTTTATTGTGATTTTTGGCTTCCACCGAGATCACTTCGTCGCCTTCGTAGATCTGGTTGGCTCGCTCTTCGAAGGCTTCCAGCCAGGCGCCGGGTTGATCCCGCCGCACGGTCTTGAGCGCTTCTTCGAGGGCGGCGATGTTGATCTTGAGCGGCTGTTTGGAGCTTTCAGCTTTGGCATTGGCCGCTTGCTCGAAGTCGTCTTCTCCGGCCGCAGTCGTGCTGGTGGTGGCGGTCTGCTCCGGGGTTGCCGGCGCAGTGATGCTGGTGGCGCTGGCATTGGTCTGCGTCGCTTCGTCATCCTGGGAGTTGATCAAGATGATCATCAGGACCACGATCAGTGCGCCGAAGAAAATATGGAATCCCTTCATTTTTCACCTGTCTGTTTGGGCTATATCTGTTAGCCGTTGAGTGGGTGGAATTGTGGACTCGGTCGGCTTAGAAGCCGACCGAATGAGGGTGCATCAGCGAGACCGAGCCAGCCCGGCAGCCAGCGCTGTTGAAGTAGTGCACGTCGATTTGCCAGCCTCTGGCGCGCAGCATGGCGCTGGCCTTTTCGACCACAGCATCCTCGGGCAGGTCGTTGACGTTGAGCGCCACATCGGCCAGGAAGGCAAAGGGAGCAATATTGGCGTGGTACTGCTCTTCGAGCCACTGGGCAAAGGTGGAAGCCTTGACCTCAACGTCGTCGCTGCTGCCGTTGACTGCGGCAACCTTGAGTGTGCTGGGCTTGTCGCCAGCGGGGCGAGGATAGTCACTGGGTCCGGGCACACCGGCACGAGCAGTGATTTCACCGCCTGCTGGACGTCGCCGCTCAAAGCCGGTGCCGACCATGTCGTCCTGCGCCGAACGAGGGCGAGAGGATGGCGCGGTATTGACCTGGGGGAGCGCTTCGTTGGTTATCACTTTCAGTCCGAGAGCCGCACGACGCGCAGCAATTTCGTCAGATTTCTTAGACATCCTGTGTCCTTTCGTTTTGCATCTTCTCTTTCGCTTGTGATAATCCATGCCCGCCAGGTAACGCTCGACAGATGTCGGGCTGGTGTTGCGGTGGGATGGTGCGATAGTCTAGGTGGGTTGGTTGTTTTTTGTTTTTGTGGGAAAGAGAGATAAAACTATGATGGCTTTTATCAAAGTAGTTAAGCAATAAAAGCTGTCGTAGCCTTACGAGTAAGATGTGTCTATAAGCAAGAAAGTATACTCACGCGTGCGTGCGAGACATAATGGATTTGTAAAATTGCCCTAAAACCTAGCGCTAAGCAGCATTACTAAGTGAGCTTGATGATCTCGCCAGGATAAATCAAATCTCGATTGCGACTGCCTTCGTCTAGCTTATTAAGCTTTGCCAGTCGGTCTGTTTCTCTGGCTATATCAGCGTCAGTGGGAGCCCCTGTACCAATATCTAGCAAATTGGTGCGGGCGATATGCCACAAACAGTCACCACTTTTGACTGTGACAGTATGTACTGTGTCGCTGTCTGACATGGCTAGTGCCTCAATGTAAGGGAGAAAAAATAAGCGGGTCGGCTTTAGAATCCAGATCGTTTTGAGTGAGGACTAAGTCGGGACGGAATTTGAGTAATGCTTTGATATCGGCTTGACTGAATTGACCTTTTACTATTAGCAGATTGTGCAGCTTGGGCGGCATTTTATTGATCAAAGCGCGGGCTGTTATCTTGGTGCTGCAGATGTCCACGTCTTTTAGCGATTTTAGCGCAGATAGTGTTTCCAGGCATTTGTCAGTGAGATAGTTGTTTTCGCTGAGGCGCAATCGCGTCAAGTTTGGCATGTTCTTGAGGACGCTCAGATCGTTGTCGCGTAGTTGCAAACGACGCAGATCAAGGTATTTTATTGCCGTCAGTTCAGCAAAATATCTCATAGCACCCGGTATCAGCATGTTGTTGCTGATGTCTACATACTCTAGCTTTTTGAGTTTAGCAAGCAGGTTGAAATTTCTGCCGCTAATCATTGTGTGTGCTAGTACGAGGCGCTTTAACTCTGGCATGGACGCTGCCACTTCTAAAGCCGAGTCGCCTGTATCTGTCCCTTCCATTGAAAATGAAAGGCTGTGGGTAAAGCGTTTGAGGTATTTGGTGCCAGCGTCATCAAGCTCAGTAGAATCAAAATTTATGGCGCTAATCAAATTGGACGGAATATTGTCTATCAATTGAGGCATTGTGCAAAGCACGCCAGAGCCATGCAGCGAATAAGTCTGGTTGGCTGGCAAACTCATATGTCCTCTGATAGGAATTTGTTTGAGTACTTTGAGATGGCGGTTGACAATGGATTCGGGCCAGCTCACTGTACCCAGCCAGCCGTAAACTGCGTTATCGGGGAAGTCGAGACGAATGGTCTCTGGTGAGGCGGCTTTTGCTGCAAAAGTTTGCTGAAAAAAAATTCCAGTGGCACAAGCAATGCATAGAGTGAGTGCCAATTTTGACAATCGACAGTTACTGATCTTGCGACTGGTCGGTTTGTGAGACATTTGCCTTGTTGTACTGAGAGAGACGTTGACAGCTAATTGTGTCTATGGTCACTAATCTATCAGGTTTGGATCTGCTAAAAGCTCTTGTCGTCACAAATATATAGATACTACAGGTGGTCGTAGTGATAGTCAAAAAATCAATAAGGCGCATCTTGAGAGCAGCAGTAGTATCCCTCTGGACACAGCTGCTGCTCTCCGATTACGGACTGGTTTCAGAAAAGTGGAGTGAGCAACTTCCTCGTTTTTCGATTGAGCTCCATATTGCGAGCACTTGCAACTGTCAGGCAGCGCTTGCCGCCTTGATGCTGTTGAGATAGTCGTTCCAGACCACCTGCCTCTGCTCTCGAGCTTCGTTGTATTCCTGCTCTATGCGATCGCAGCTGGCTTTGCAGATTTGATCAACCGCGCGGTACGTGAGCCGGCGGTCAGCCTCGATTTTGCCGCTGGTGAGCTGGTAGGACCTGAGAGGCTCGGCAGTGGTCGCTTGATAGTCGTCATAGGCAGTGCCCAGAGCCGTCTTGAAGTCAATCTGGGCTTGTTCCTGGGTTGCTGCGTAAGCCTCGCCCGCCGCTTTGTCAGCGCGGTTGAAGGCTTCCTTAGCTAGCCGCAGCTTCTCTTCGCCAGCATCGATATCGGGCTGAGTGATGGTATCGACTGAGCGCGTCGCTGCCACTTCGGCTATAACCGCTTCTTGTGCCTGTCTGGCAGCCAGCCGGGCGCGCTGTGCTTGCAGTTTGGCTGCGTCCATGGTCTCGCGCAACTTGCTGGAGGCCGGGTTGAGCACTGTGAGGTACAGCTGGTAAGCGGGTTTGGCGACGAGTTCCATTTTGGCCTGAGCGAGAGCCTTGAGCAAGCTGGTGTTGCTTTCGATGGTCTTGTATGCCATGTCTCGTGTTAACTGCGCTTGTTGCCGCTGCCACTCCTTAAACTCGTACGCAGCTTTGCTGGCCGCTTCATAGGCTTGCACGGCTTCCGGTGAGGGGATGATTGTCATTGATCTTTTCCTGACTGTTTGGGGTTGCAATGATTGTTACTGGCTGCCCGACAAGACCTTGACCAGGTTGTCGCGGCTTTCAACATAGCTTTGCCAGGCAGCGAGCCGCTTGATTCGGGATTCGATATGAGCGGCTTCGATTGCTTTGACTCGCTCCTGGTATTGCACTGCCAATGTGGTCAGGTCTCGCTCGTGCTCCTGGTCGATAAGCCGGAGTTTTGCGTGAAGATCATTTACAATTTGCCCTTTGCGTTTGAGGAAGTCTTCGCTGATTTCGCGTGTCGTCACTTCAAATTGTGCGGAGTGCGATGCGCGGGCTTCTTCATAGATTTGCTCGGCGGCGCGGCGCGCCTCTTCGTAGGTGGCCCCAATGGCTTCCATGGCAATTTGCCAGGCATCGGCTTCGGGCTGGCTAAGGAGCTGCGGGCCATTAGCTGGCTTGATTTGCCGCTGAGCTGCAGCCATTTGTGTGGAGGCAGCGCTCAAGGCCGACCTGTAGCGCTCGCTGTGGGGCAACAGGTCCTGAGCCAGTTTGTCGCGGTACGGCTCGAGGGCATCGTCGTAGGACGACTGAATTGGCGCGAGCAGTGACTTGCTGTGTTCTTCCGCGAGACGTTTGGCTTGCAGCCTCGCTTTGCCCCGGCGCAGGTGTTCTGCTGCGTCACATTCGCTTGCCTGTTTGATTGCGCTAACTCTGGTTTGTTCGGCGAGTTTGGCGGCGTTGGTGTACGCCTCCAGTAGTTCTGCGTGAGAAGTGAATGACATTAATGTGTTTCCTTTTTTCCTTTTGGCACCACTGGCGGTTGCCAGCAGCGATCTATTGCCAAATATCAAAAAGTAGATGGACGTTTTAGTCCATCTACCATTTGTTACTTCGCGGGTTTGTATAGGTTGTTGCTGGTCGGTCAGATCTAGCTCAACCTGACGCCTTGAGGGCACGTTCCGTGACCTGTGCAAAACTTTGAAACAGTTTCCAGATCATCAGTCTGTGGACCCGTGCTGTGCGGAAGTCATTCTCGACTTGCGCGATTTCATCGGCGTAACGGCTTCTGATTGCCTCTTTTTGTCCAGTAAAGCGAGCCTCGACTAACAGGAGATTTTCTTGGTGTTTTCGCTGCGCAACTTCGCTTGCGCAGTCGTAGACATCGGCTTTGACTGCCGAGCAGAAGTGGTCAAAGGTTGCCCGGGCTGCCATCCCTTTATCTGTGTAGAGCGCGTTAGCCCTGGTGGTAGAGTCTTTGTGCTGTTCTCGGGCGAAGTCCAAAATCAATTCGCATTCGTCAAGTTGCGGTGCGTTCAATTTTTCGTTCTGCTTCAAGTCGGTGATTCTGGCTTCTATCGACGCCTTGAATTCGTTTGCCTGTTTCAGGCTCTCGTTGAGTTGGATAAAGGCGGCCTCGACGGCGTTATCCCATTCTTGTCTGGCCGGCTCGATCTTTTGTTCGTAAATTGCAAGTGCTGCCTTAAGTGTGTTCGTCAGGACTTCCTGGGCCTCAGCTTTTGCTGCTTGATGGTTGGCAAAATTATTCGCCAGAGCCTTGTTCAATGCGTCGCTGAGTTGTTTGATTTTTTTGTCGTACTGCTTTTGCGACTTCTTGGTGGTGGCCGCATACGCTCTCAATACTTTTGCTGAATTGGCCATGGTTTATCCATTCGTGTTGGTGATGTTTGCGGGTTATTTAACTGGTACGCTCGGAGAATGGGGCTTTGTAGAAACACCGCAGATGATACCGGGAGGGATAATCGATTTGAAAAAGAGATTGGATTGAATGTTTTGATCGCTTTGAAAGTTGCGACACAATAAATGATTCAAAACCGTAAGCAATTGGAGTAGATTGCTCGGTTTTTTAGCCTGTTAATTTTGAGTCAATAATGGAACAACTTTTGTCTTAATCAGCTAGAGTGTGTCAGTTACTAGATGGAGATCGAGCAAAATGGATGACAAGGAAAAGCTACACGCGATAGAAATTCTCAATAAGATTATGGAGTTGGAGCTAGCAGGTGTTGTCCGCTATACCCACT includes:
- a CDS encoding LysM peptidoglycan-binding domain-containing protein, producing MSDSDTVHTVTVKSGDCLWHIARTNLLDIGTGAPTDADIARETDRLAKLNKLDEGSRNRDLIYPGEIIKLT